A region from the uncultured Draconibacterium sp. genome encodes:
- a CDS encoding SNF2-related protein, with protein sequence MIKLNYSDKYLSLHLESINGNRLIFEDWLNQLSNPTIYNVLNDLMVNGSASLNEDKEVIILYEDLSQLDEFERSSLTLPKPYPFDIFIDLVGSGLKDLNLKLKYSFQDFAHGNGSGNILFRQEQRNGAYLNNDTEYLLSSQQFLLIEEIDRFNTITFNNSNELLKSISKIQELAANANAVLSKILVDTTIVAPDKVKIELEEIAKDKYRLKPTIENIDNDKFQKSFGIFPRVKSEYSFKEDNKKVRVVIDNEEDESGNSIQSELGKLKRKHTFSSTEINEMYNAPTKFWDTDIFDLNEFGERVLELGVYKPKFYPFISPYKSQWIPGIVIEDKKEGSRLLTIKNNIELAELKELVNQSKARGENSVTFKNEELDLAYIPSIIENAEKQLSSPNKPITNPDKENEKPENETKVLIIKENTEQAEYTESEKVIADIQYNFQSINNLSSKIKLKDHQRDGIAWLQTLSKPPYSLPGVLLADDMGLGKTLQVLYFVEWYTQNINKKPILVVAPVSLLENWQNEYQKFFPNAYLKTVTLWGSNVRNYILPNDKPQTIKNLSGQSIFLTTYETLRKQQIPLGLINWGVIILDEAQKIKTPGTFVTNAAKALKSEFKIAMTGTPVENTLMDLWCIVDFCSPGLLENAKLFASKFQKPLKDENTDYKELSETLRGKIGDTLLRRMKTDVAKDLPNIEYLKHKEVMPPEQFNLYMNELSEIERLKGDSENRNPVLQGIFNLRSISDHPYLKHYQIENIKTDELIKTSAKLKKVVAILDNIKNQNEKAILFTENKSMQRVLRRIIAEHFEINSSIINGETPTSKSKNNKTKLSRQQEIDKYQEKDGFNVIIMSPVAAGFGLNITEANHVIHYTRHWNPAKEQQATDRAYRIGQKKPVKVYYPLAVSPDNEMKTFDIILDELLSRKSHLATSTLFPTEQIEIGKDDFINSINAPNSEEKIIELDKIESLDKLQPLVFEAAIALLLEKAHGGNTWLTPKSNDKGADIIHFKDGENTLIQIKQSSSRLGIESGQEISYALPEYNKKYECIFKPQVITNNYFNQSAIELAKQHDVELVNRESVNSWIVEHPLKFDDIDRKLRQRVEN encoded by the coding sequence ATGATAAAATTAAATTATTCAGATAAATATTTATCACTTCATCTTGAAAGTATTAATGGTAACAGATTAATATTTGAAGATTGGCTAAACCAGTTGAGCAACCCCACGATTTATAACGTTCTAAATGATTTAATGGTCAATGGTTCTGCATCATTAAATGAAGACAAGGAAGTAATAATCTTATATGAGGATTTATCGCAACTGGATGAATTTGAGCGTTCATCTCTAACACTTCCCAAACCTTATCCTTTTGACATTTTTATTGACCTAGTTGGAAGTGGATTAAAGGATTTAAACTTAAAGCTAAAGTATTCGTTCCAGGATTTCGCACATGGTAATGGTTCGGGTAATATTTTGTTTCGACAGGAACAAAGAAATGGGGCCTATTTAAATAACGATACGGAATATCTGCTCAGTTCGCAACAGTTTCTATTAATCGAAGAAATAGATAGATTTAATACTATCACATTTAATAATTCAAATGAATTATTAAAATCAATTTCAAAAATTCAGGAGTTAGCAGCAAATGCAAATGCTGTCCTTTCAAAGATCCTGGTTGACACAACAATTGTAGCACCCGACAAGGTAAAAATTGAACTTGAAGAAATCGCAAAAGATAAGTACCGCCTAAAACCAACAATTGAAAATATTGACAATGATAAGTTTCAGAAGTCGTTTGGAATCTTCCCACGAGTAAAATCAGAATACAGTTTCAAGGAGGACAACAAAAAAGTGCGAGTTGTAATTGATAACGAGGAAGATGAAAGCGGGAATAGTATCCAGTCGGAACTAGGCAAACTCAAAAGAAAGCATACATTTAGTTCAACCGAAATAAACGAAATGTACAATGCTCCAACAAAGTTTTGGGATACTGATATATTTGATTTGAATGAATTTGGAGAGCGTGTATTAGAATTAGGAGTATACAAACCAAAATTTTATCCATTTATAAGTCCATATAAATCACAGTGGATTCCTGGTATTGTAATCGAAGATAAAAAAGAAGGGAGTAGACTTCTTACCATTAAAAACAATATAGAACTAGCAGAGCTTAAGGAACTGGTGAACCAGAGTAAAGCAAGAGGAGAAAACTCAGTAACTTTTAAAAATGAAGAATTAGACCTTGCTTATATTCCTTCCATAATTGAAAATGCAGAAAAACAGTTAAGTTCTCCAAATAAACCAATTACTAATCCTGATAAGGAAAATGAAAAACCTGAAAACGAAACCAAGGTTCTAATTATTAAGGAAAATACAGAACAGGCTGAGTACACAGAATCTGAAAAAGTAATAGCCGATATCCAATATAATTTCCAATCAATTAATAATCTATCAAGTAAAATCAAATTAAAAGATCATCAACGAGATGGAATTGCCTGGTTACAAACATTATCCAAACCACCATATTCTTTACCAGGTGTTTTGCTGGCTGATGATATGGGGCTTGGTAAAACCTTACAGGTACTTTATTTTGTTGAGTGGTATACTCAAAACATCAATAAGAAACCTATTTTGGTTGTTGCCCCTGTTTCCTTACTTGAAAACTGGCAAAATGAATACCAAAAATTCTTTCCAAATGCATACCTAAAAACGGTAACGCTTTGGGGAAGCAACGTTAGAAATTATATTCTACCAAATGACAAACCTCAAACAATTAAAAACTTAAGCGGCCAATCTATATTTTTAACCACCTATGAAACATTACGAAAACAACAAATCCCTTTGGGTTTGATTAATTGGGGAGTTATTATTCTTGACGAAGCACAAAAGATAAAAACACCTGGCACCTTTGTTACAAATGCAGCCAAGGCATTAAAATCTGAATTTAAGATAGCAATGACAGGTACACCTGTAGAAAATACACTCATGGACTTATGGTGTATTGTCGATTTTTGCAGCCCAGGATTATTAGAAAATGCAAAATTATTTGCATCAAAATTTCAAAAACCGCTCAAGGATGAGAATACTGATTACAAAGAATTGTCAGAAACATTAAGAGGCAAAATTGGGGACACTCTGCTAAGAAGAATGAAAACTGACGTTGCCAAGGATTTACCTAATATTGAATACCTAAAGCATAAAGAAGTAATGCCTCCAGAACAGTTCAACTTATACATGAATGAACTTTCCGAAATTGAACGACTAAAGGGAGATTCGGAAAATAGAAATCCTGTTTTGCAAGGAATTTTCAACTTGAGGAGTATTTCCGACCATCCGTATTTGAAACACTATCAAATTGAGAACATAAAGACTGATGAGCTAATAAAAACTTCTGCAAAATTGAAAAAAGTAGTTGCTATTCTTGATAATATTAAGAATCAAAATGAAAAAGCAATACTTTTTACCGAAAACAAATCTATGCAAAGAGTGCTTCGCAGAATTATTGCTGAACATTTTGAAATCAATTCATCAATTATCAACGGAGAAACACCAACCAGCAAATCCAAAAACAACAAAACAAAACTTTCAAGGCAACAAGAAATTGATAAGTATCAGGAAAAGGACGGTTTTAATGTGATTATAATGTCTCCTGTTGCTGCTGGTTTTGGATTGAATATTACGGAAGCAAATCATGTGATACATTATACAAGACACTGGAATCCTGCCAAAGAGCAACAAGCAACCGACAGAGCATATAGAATTGGGCAAAAGAAACCAGTAAAAGTGTATTATCCACTTGCTGTATCTCCAGACAACGAAATGAAAACTTTCGATATTATTTTAGATGAACTTTTATCCAGAAAATCTCATCTGGCAACTAGTACGCTCTTCCCTACGGAACAAATTGAAATTGGAAAAGATGACTTTATTAATTCGATTAATGCACCTAATTCTGAGGAAAAAATCATTGAACTTGACAAAATTGAGTCTCTTGACAAACTTCAACCACTTGTTTTTGAAGCAGCTATAGCGCTTTTATTAGAAAAAGCGCATGGTGGTAATACGTGGCTCACCCCAAAATCAAATGATAAAGGTGCAGATATAATACATTTCAAGGACGGAGAGAATACTCTTATACAAATCAAACAGAGTTCCTCAAGATTAGGTATAGAATCGGGACAAGAAATTAGTTATGCTTTACCTGAATATAACAAAAAATATGAGTGTATTTTTAAACCACAAGTAATTACAAATAACTATTTCAATCAATCTGCAATTGAATTAGCAAAGCAGCACGATGTTGAACTAGTTAATAGAGAATCTGTCAATTCATGGATAGTGGAACACCCTTTAAAATTTGATGATATTGATAGAAAATTGAGACAAAGAGTTGAGAACTAA
- a CDS encoding DUF2130 domain-containing protein, whose protein sequence is MNEIICPHCKKVFKVDEAGFADILKQVRDHQFDKELKERLALANTEKENAIKLAEANLRSSLQEQLAKKDNELTALKAKSESELAEKLAKKESEISVLNSKIENANVQKSLEIKEAVQKIEKERDELANNIKTKDLEKLNLENSLKQQFSTELQNKDAIIKYKDEEIERVRDMKLKLSTKMLGETLEQHCEIEFNKLRATAFQNAYFEKDNDASGGTKGDYIYKETDDDGNEIISIMFEMKNENDETATKKRNEDFFAKLDKDRNGKKCEYAVLVSLLESENEYYNNGIVDVSYKFNKMYVIRPQFFIPIITLLRNAAMNSLKYKQELNLMRSQNIDITNFEDKITKFRDGFAKNYISASNHFQKAIEEIDKSIARMQAVKKELTTSENQLRLANKKAEDLTIKKLTYGNPTMKAKFDGLSES, encoded by the coding sequence ATGAATGAAATTATCTGCCCACATTGTAAAAAGGTTTTCAAAGTAGATGAAGCAGGATTTGCTGATATACTTAAACAAGTTCGTGACCATCAATTCGATAAAGAGCTGAAAGAAAGACTGGCTCTTGCTAACACCGAAAAAGAAAATGCGATCAAGCTTGCTGAAGCAAACCTAAGAAGCTCATTACAAGAACAACTTGCTAAGAAAGACAATGAGCTAACTGCACTAAAAGCAAAAAGTGAAAGTGAACTTGCCGAGAAACTAGCAAAAAAAGAATCGGAAATTTCGGTGTTAAATTCAAAAATTGAGAATGCAAACGTTCAGAAATCTCTGGAAATAAAAGAAGCTGTTCAAAAGATAGAAAAAGAGCGAGACGAATTAGCTAATAACATAAAGACAAAAGACCTTGAAAAACTAAATCTGGAGAATTCATTGAAACAGCAATTTTCAACCGAATTACAAAATAAAGATGCCATAATAAAATATAAGGATGAAGAGATTGAACGTGTCAGGGATATGAAGTTGAAACTTTCAACCAAGATGTTGGGTGAAACTCTGGAACAACATTGTGAAATTGAATTTAATAAGCTTCGGGCAACTGCGTTCCAAAATGCTTATTTCGAAAAAGATAATGATGCCAGTGGCGGAACTAAGGGCGACTATATTTACAAAGAGACAGACGATGACGGAAATGAAATCATTTCGATAATGTTTGAAATGAAAAACGAAAATGATGAAACAGCCACTAAAAAGCGAAATGAAGACTTTTTTGCAAAATTAGACAAAGATAGAAATGGCAAAAAATGTGAATATGCAGTCCTGGTTTCGCTATTAGAATCTGAAAATGAATATTACAACAATGGAATTGTAGATGTATCATACAAATTCAATAAGATGTATGTAATACGACCCCAGTTTTTCATTCCGATTATAACACTTTTGAGAAATGCGGCTATGAATTCTTTGAAATATAAGCAAGAGCTTAATTTGATGAGAAGCCAAAATATTGATATTACCAATTTTGAAGATAAAATAACCAAGTTCAGGGACGGATTTGCCAAGAACTACATTTCAGCCTCTAATCATTTTCAAAAAGCAATTGAGGAAATTGATAAGTCAATCGCCAGAATGCAAGCAGTTAAAAAAGAACTAACAACAAGTGAGAATCAGTTGCGATTGGCTAATAAGAAAGCTGAAGATTTAACTATTAAAAAATTAACTTATGGAAATCCTACGATGAAAGCAAAGTTTGATGGGCTTTCGGAAAGTTAG
- a CDS encoding agmatine deiminase family protein, with amino-acid sequence MISDNQINTVYFSNVTQETFPNEIAKLKNLIESEAFHVDLIAETQDFYCRDFMPVQVDKNDFVQFVFRPATYFERKDYKHISNPVSIELFNRLSRPRYSPLILDGGNIVRWEDKAVITRRVFKDNLYQFPSDDAIVERLQFDLKCKVLLIDEYPEEATGHADGLIRFIDSKTVFINEPDPKFQDWETKFRADLKNYGLKPIELPCAMGNNSETADGLYINYLQVGKLIVVPQFDFQETDDVAVKTIKKNVGSDFKVATIRATWIAKYGGVLNCSSWGILK; translated from the coding sequence ATGATAAGTGACAATCAAATCAATACTGTTTATTTTAGTAACGTAACTCAGGAAACCTTTCCTAATGAAATTGCTAAACTAAAGAACCTAATTGAATCAGAAGCTTTTCATGTTGATCTAATAGCAGAAACCCAAGATTTCTATTGTCGTGATTTTATGCCCGTTCAAGTTGATAAAAATGACTTTGTCCAATTTGTTTTTCGCCCCGCTACATATTTTGAACGTAAGGATTACAAACATATAAGTAATCCAGTCTCCATAGAGCTCTTCAATCGATTGTCGCGACCAAGGTACAGTCCACTTATTTTAGACGGAGGCAATATTGTTAGATGGGAAGACAAAGCTGTCATTACAAGGCGTGTTTTTAAAGACAATTTATATCAGTTTCCCTCTGATGATGCTATTGTAGAAAGATTACAGTTTGACCTGAAATGTAAAGTTCTACTAATTGATGAATATCCTGAAGAGGCAACAGGTCATGCTGATGGATTGATCCGATTCATTGACTCTAAAACCGTTTTTATCAATGAGCCTGATCCAAAATTTCAAGACTGGGAAACCAAATTTAGAGCAGACCTAAAAAACTATGGTTTAAAGCCTATTGAATTACCATGTGCGATGGGGAATAATTCAGAAACTGCTGATGGACTTTATATTAATTATTTACAAGTTGGTAAATTAATTGTCGTACCTCAATTTGATTTTCAAGAAACCGATGATGTAGCAGTCAAAACCATTAAAAAAAATGTTGGTTCCGATTTCAAAGTTGCGACAATTCGTGCAACCTGGATTGCTAAGTATGGTGGAGTTTTAAATTGCAGTAGTTGGGGAATTTTGAAATAG
- a CDS encoding DnaB-like helicase C-terminal domain-containing protein, translating into MSEYKSINDLIKSSHSFAKTSYGTGIKEFSKLSIEFSPGQVVLVGSRPAVGRTMFLLFLYHYFWKSNGLPQAYISNEECEEKLLHKLIATTTGITINNIIEKFGSPEFPYSDIYLSKDNLLMFSQSSWEELREEIMWLIKEKGIKFFYLDKIQGLQTDETFRNRDQQLGFIAREIKKIAVQNEVVFFLGSSLSRSVERREGKHPYLSDIRESGALEDFCDTIFLIHRPEVYGITEDECGNSLLGIAEILVKKNKHGRTGELTFRFNNQIPRFEEIKENKQLNFTDRFNNQTGNNTDNDTPF; encoded by the coding sequence ATGAGTGAATACAAAAGCATAAACGACTTGATAAAAAGCAGTCATTCTTTCGCTAAAACAAGCTATGGCACAGGAATTAAAGAGTTCTCAAAACTTAGTATTGAATTTAGTCCTGGACAAGTTGTATTAGTTGGCTCTAGACCAGCAGTCGGTCGCACCATGTTTTTATTGTTTTTGTATCATTATTTTTGGAAGTCAAACGGATTACCTCAAGCTTATATTTCCAATGAAGAATGTGAAGAAAAGCTTCTACACAAACTTATTGCAACGACAACAGGCATTACAATAAATAACATTATTGAGAAATTTGGCTCTCCTGAATTTCCTTACAGCGATATCTATTTAAGCAAGGACAATCTGCTAATGTTTTCGCAATCATCATGGGAAGAATTGCGTGAGGAAATTATGTGGTTAATCAAAGAGAAAGGAATCAAATTTTTCTATCTCGATAAGATTCAAGGATTGCAAACCGATGAGACATTCAGGAATCGTGACCAGCAACTTGGTTTTATTGCAAGAGAAATAAAAAAGATAGCCGTTCAAAATGAAGTGGTATTTTTTCTTGGATCTTCACTTAGTAGGTCAGTTGAACGTAGAGAGGGCAAACATCCATACCTCAGTGATATACGAGAATCTGGTGCATTAGAAGATTTTTGTGATACTATATTCTTAATTCACAGACCAGAAGTTTATGGCATAACAGAAGATGAATGCGGAAATAGCTTATTAGGCATTGCCGAAATCTTAGTTAAAAAGAACAAACACGGTAGAACAGGGGAATTGACTTTTAGATTCAATAACCAAATACCTCGATTCGAAGAAATAAAAGAAAACAAACAGTTGAATTTTACTGATAGATTCAACAATCAGACAGGAAATAACACTGATAACGATACACCATTTTAA
- a CDS encoding reverse transcriptase family protein has product MKNQFLAIYEPSDLCELLGIKISALWKFTQYQKYNTFKSIHKGKKRIIVEPNYELKHLQRRLNGFLQAVYYFHKPEYVHGFIKSPANSKDKRSILSNANQHVGRNYVINADVFRFFPSITGKMVKDVFLTEPFNFNDNLASAIALLCIKKNWLPTGAPTSPVISNLVCLSMDDELNKFAIKNDYGYTRFADDLTFSGDLNPDENFKDELTSILEKYGFKLNFKKYRVLSKHIRQTVTGIVVNEKLNVNRDYKRKLRAARHNLKVNGIEAVVAENSHLIKSKYFPEDELLNRIKGKTIFVDNVTSYSNSEESTIIQNNKIHYLLFADLELEGFVIDIFSDEKQAATKADELCSFISTLRYCPHVEAVSKVQILSKKNYKLTETTRYNIDSYPYTSNGIHSVGVHELKGDLGIDWYLKTRNSGRP; this is encoded by the coding sequence TTGAAGAATCAATTTCTTGCAATCTATGAGCCATCGGATTTATGTGAACTTTTAGGTATAAAAATCTCGGCATTGTGGAAGTTTACTCAATATCAAAAATACAATACCTTTAAATCAATTCATAAAGGCAAAAAACGAATAATTGTAGAACCAAACTATGAGTTAAAACATCTTCAAAGACGGTTAAACGGTTTCTTACAGGCAGTTTATTACTTTCATAAACCTGAGTATGTTCACGGCTTTATCAAAAGTCCAGCTAACTCAAAAGACAAACGTTCAATCCTTTCAAATGCGAATCAACATGTTGGAAGAAACTATGTAATAAATGCCGATGTTTTTCGCTTTTTCCCATCAATAACAGGCAAGATGGTGAAGGATGTTTTCTTAACCGAGCCATTTAACTTCAACGATAATCTAGCTTCGGCAATAGCATTATTGTGCATCAAAAAGAATTGGCTGCCTACTGGTGCTCCAACATCACCAGTAATCTCAAATCTTGTTTGTTTATCAATGGACGATGAGTTAAACAAATTCGCAATTAAAAACGACTATGGATATACCCGTTTTGCAGACGATTTAACTTTTTCTGGCGACCTTAATCCTGATGAAAATTTCAAAGACGAGCTAACCAGTATTCTTGAGAAGTACGGTTTTAAACTAAACTTTAAAAAATACAGAGTTCTGTCCAAACATATTCGTCAAACGGTAACTGGAATTGTTGTAAATGAAAAATTAAATGTTAACCGAGATTATAAACGAAAACTGCGAGCTGCACGACACAATTTAAAAGTAAATGGTATTGAAGCTGTAGTAGCAGAAAACAGCCATCTGATAAAATCAAAGTATTTCCCAGAAGACGAATTACTGAACAGAATAAAAGGCAAAACAATTTTTGTTGATAATGTCACCAGTTACTCAAACTCTGAAGAAAGCACCATCATTCAAAACAATAAAATTCATTATTTATTATTTGCGGACTTGGAACTGGAAGGTTTTGTAATTGATATTTTCAGCGACGAAAAACAAGCTGCAACAAAGGCTGACGAATTGTGTAGTTTTATTTCTACTCTCAGATATTGTCCTCATGTTGAAGCTGTTAGTAAAGTACAAATATTGAGTAAAAAGAACTATAAGCTCACAGAAACAACAAGATACAATATCGACAGCTACCCATACACATCAAATGGCATCCATAGCGTTGGAGTGCACGAACTTAAGGGTGATTTGGGTATTGATTGGTATTTAAAAACAAGAAACTCAGGACGGCCCTGA